The genomic stretch catgAGCACCAACAGAAGCGGTTAATGTATTCCAATATCATCCTAATAAAGAACCTACAGAACAACACTAACAAACCATTCAAGCACACCTAGAACCATTTCTTTTGGGTCCATAAAATCCTCCTCAAGAAACACAAGATTCTCCTCAAAAACCAGCAAAATTCGTTAAGAAACTCTCTGAAACACTGCATGAACCAAGAAAATCTACTCAAAGATCATTAAATGCTCTGAAAGGACCACCAATCACAGCACACCAGAAAGCCCACAATCACTTTTTAAAGATTAGAAACACCTCCTAAACCATCAGCTTGTCAGCTTTAGAACCTCTATGGAGACCCAACAAAGCTCTTTCAAAGACCCCTAGAGCCTCTAAAAACATCAATAGAGCCTTTCTCAATCTACAGCATCCTCAAGAACTCATTGGTCACATCAAGGGCTACAAAATCTCTTTCAGGATGCCTAAAGACTTCAACTAGAACCATTTCAAGCACCATAGATACTCTTCTAGGAGCCCTAGAACCTTAAAGGAGAACCCAACCTCCTCATGAACTACTGAACCTCTTATAGGAAATTCTTTAATCACTGCATGGCCCAAGAGAACCTCCTAAAACCTCCTTAAATCTTCTTCAAGTCTGAAACTGTGACTAAAAACCCCTTAAAAGAACCCTGAAGTAATCTTGAAGCAGATTTGTAAATATTATAGAGCCCAAATAGAACCCCAGACAGTCCTTGAAACTCTTCAAGAGCAACTGCACCACACCTAAAACCACCAAATTTCCCAGAAGCTCCTTGCTTGAGTCAGTGCTTTGCATCTGGCTTTGTTTCAATGAAGTGGATCTGTAGTGcagtagcgccccctgcaggtggcatttttttgaaatgtgatttttaatagtttttttaaaaaaatcttatttgtGATTATATTTAACAGCTTATTTGAATCTTACTTCTATTTACATGTTGGGATGTTATTTTTAGATTATGTCAGATTATGTGTTGGTTCCTGATCTGATCAACTATTTATAATTGTCATTGTTTAGCGAGttgtaaacacagacagaaacacacataaaagATAGTTAAAAAGACCatttgcacatgaaaaaaatgcaacaaaaagatTCTATCAGTCAAAATGTTGCCCTACAATTACTAATAGAACACTTCAGGAACACAGCTGTGTGCATTTTATACATATGAGGGTGTGTTGATATTTGCACAAACAAACCTATTAAACATCAGAGAAATGATGGAGGTTTGTTTACCTCTGGGTTCACGTAGTGTTTCCTGATCACATGCCACAGTCTGCAGGTAACGAGCATGTGCAGCAGCGAGCTTGCTATGAACACGATGAAACAATTTTTATGAACACCTGCGGAGACAAACAGGCCTTCATCACCTTTGTCACACTGAGTGAAATCTTCTACTCATCTTCTTCACCAGTAGCTgttaacttagcttagcatgaagactggaaacagagggaaacagctagcctgacTCTGCCCAAAGCTTCACCAAATCCCCTGATCAACTGGTTTGTTGTCGGGCTCAGCTGCTCCCTGAGCTTCGTACTCACTGTAAGTTTCAGTGGACGCCACgtatgtgagcagcagcaggccaGAGTTTTCAGCGAGGCTGCAGAGGAGAGCCAGGCcgctcagcagcagctcaggcaGCCTCTTGGCGAAGCGGCAGCGGTAGAAGCTGAAATAGGCGGCGGTCACCAGGTAACGCGGCGCCGAGTGCAGACCGATGCAGCAGCGCCAGATGTAGCGCTCCGGGACGCGGCTGATAGCGGAGCTGATGGATGGGAGGTAGTTTGACACCTggtggaaacaaataaaacatttgagtgttttgtttttttgtttttttttttaccaacagGACGCAGCGTTTCAACAGTAACAGACGATCATACGCTGCTGGATGTTAAGTTATTTTCTccagtaaatgttaaaaatgtcatgcATTTCTTTGGTTTCATTTGCCATAAAGTTGTGTAACATTACAACCTGACAATATGAAACAAATATGTGAAACCAGAAACAGGCTGAAGGACTTTTttctcaaaattattttttacaaagtaaaataaatgagtAATTCCATCTTaaattgtcatgtttttacaacaattTCTGCTCGATCATCTCTGACCTGCCTGAAATTTTTGACAGACTTGTGAAATATTTACGATATAGAAAGATAGTTAGACAGATTATAGATAGACTAGACTAGAGATAGACTATAGATtgatagactacagatagacTACAGATAAAGATatatatagactatagatagactatagatagataagataggctatagatagatatagatggatagactatagatggatactttattaatccctacAAATATCGAATCCTTACTTGTTGATCAACTTTCATTTTTCGTAGTTATATTTTGAGAACCTATCTGCATAACTGTGCTCTACTTTGACCGGTTTATCTtgtagtatttttgttttgtggtgaAAGTTGTTGCTGCTCagttacaaacaaaaataaccgTTTTCCCCATTTTTGTGATCACGTATTTCATAtcaaaaataacatgttttgttttgtattattgtgatcTGTAGCTACATATGggtcagaaaatatcacaacttGAATTCTGTATTATAAATTGTTTTGCTAATTTGTGCTCAAAGATAGGACTTTTCATGatggcttttatttatttttttcatattccaACTCACCTACAATCAGAGATTTTTTGATCTACCTGTCCAGTGCTGCAGATTCTAAATAAATTATACGATGAGAAATAACGTGAacaatttcaggcttttatctgaAATAATTTCTGAGATATTATTGTTCAAAGAACcacaaatttcaatgtgcaaaaaaaaaaactgcagaaagaggGTCattgggcaatttttttttaaattatcttggaaagtatttgatatatcaatcAGAAATTAGAGAGACCATTGTAAATACACATagtattaaatttaaaataagtttctagcaaatcagagatggttgagtaGAAGACCCCTGATGGTTTGATATGGAAAAGTCTACCTGTTTTCAGACAAACACACTTCTTTTTAGTTAGACACCAGTATTTACTTGGCAATGGGTGTATGTCGAGTCCTCAAAGTGGTACATGAGGGAGATGAAGAGGCAGCCGATGAGGCCGACCAGAGGGAGGAGAACCGTCCCCACAGCGAAGTCGGTGAACGGCAGCCGGATGAGGGGCCGGTCCCGGTCCAGACTGCTGTATGGGCCCTGGAGCATCCTGACCCAACACACAGAGGAAATGAATCAgcaaaacatgttcaaactcAAGTTTTAAAGAGGGATCAAGGCAGCTGTGTTTCTAGTCAAccaaaaactgtgcaggagaaCTTTTTTCTTCAGCATCGACAGACTAAACCACCTATCTGGAtattaaacagttaaaac from Amphiprion ocellaris isolate individual 3 ecotype Okinawa chromosome 14, ASM2253959v1, whole genome shotgun sequence encodes the following:
- the pgap2 gene encoding post-GPI attachment to proteins factor 2 isoform X2, with product MLQGPYSSLDRDRPLIRLPFTDFAVGTVLLPLVGLIGCLFISLMYHFEDSTYTHCQVSNYLPSISSAISRVPERYIWRCCIGLHSAPRYLVTAAYFSFYRCRFAKRLPELLLSGLALLCSLAENSGLLLLTYVASTETYSVHKNCFIVFIASSLLHMLVTCRLWHVIRKHYVNPEEITSYRWKLRLFVFNVSCCLIAAYFFRRHNKYCEAGAL
- the pgap2 gene encoding post-GPI attachment to proteins factor 2 isoform X1, encoding MLQGPYSSLDRDRPLIRLPFTDFAVGTVLLPLVGLIGCLFISLMYHFEDSTYTHCQVSNYLPSISSAISRVPERYIWRCCIGLHSAPRYLVTAAYFSFYRCRFAKRLPELLLSGLALLCSLAENSGLLLLTYVASTETYSVHKNCFIVFIASSLLHMLVTCRLWHVIRKHYVNPEEITSYRWKLRLFVFNVSCCLIAAYFFRRHNKYCEAGVYTLFAFFEYLVVFSNMAFHMTAFWDFGSKEVIVATPPEDKRY